The following are encoded in a window of Harmonia axyridis chromosome 7, icHarAxyr1.1, whole genome shotgun sequence genomic DNA:
- the LOC123685273 gene encoding uncharacterized protein LOC123685273, with protein sequence MGASLDELASTLILENFYNLKKEFSSLHDSEFELLTRKGTFCYDYMTDLDKLNDTALPSINEFHNKLTNSHIDAETYHHAQTVWKTFKIKSLGEYSDLYMKTDILLLADVMENFRKTALETYKLDPAWYYTMPGYTWDCMLKYTKCKLQILKDIDMVMFVERGIRGGISCCMHRLSEANNPQMDNFDTSKPESYLLYLDVNNLYGWAMSQYLPFGDFEWCDTSVDVSIVSDDGPEGYILQVDLEYPQHLHDLHKDLPLCPEHSVPPGSKLPKLLCTLSDKKDYIIHYRNLKTVLELGLRLIKIKKVLKFKQSPWLKPYIDLNTELRAKATTKFGKNQFKFANNAIFGKTMENIRLHRVVRLVNRYEGRFGAKNLIASPRFHSRTVFGEDLMAIELKKNELLFNKPLYIGMAILDISKVCMYNFHYKYMLPKNPDGCKIMYIDTDSFFYEIRGCNPYELIKMDCYTHFDTSDYPKTNAFNIPLVNKKVPGLMKDEVNGEIITHFAGLRSKMYAFKVQGGKITKKSKGVKNYVVKNHLTFDDYVKCLKENEKLVLPQNTIGSFAHDIYSIQQSKIVLSAQDDKRYLIPSSFDTLPWGHYSLQPHTSSLLF encoded by the coding sequence ATGGGGGCTAGTTTGGATGAATTAGCTTCTACTTtaattctcgaaaatttttaCAATCTTAAGAAAGAATTTTCAAGTTTGCACGATAGTGAGTTTGAGCTGCTAACTAGAAAGGGTActttttgttatgattatatGACTGACCTGGACAAGTTAAACGATACAGCACTACCATCAATCAAtgaatttcataataaattaaCCAACTCACACATTGATGCTGAAACCTACCATCATGCTCAAACCGTTTGGAAAACATTCAAGATAAAATCGTTAGGTGAATATAGTGATCTTTACATGAAAACAGATATACTTTTGCTCGCTGACGTAATGGAGAATTTTCGGAAAACAGCTTTAGAGACATACAAACTCGATCCGGCATGGTACTACACTATGCCCGGTTACACCTGGGACTGTATGCTAAAGTATACTAAATGTAAACTACAGATACTTAAAGATATTGATATGGTTATGTTTGTGGAACGGGGTATACGTGGGGGAATCAGTTGCTGCATGCATAGACTATCTGAAGCTAATAATCCCCAAATGGATAATTTCGACACATCAAAACCCGAGTCATATTTACTTTATCTTGatgtaaataatttatatggatGGGCGATGAGTCAATATTTACCATTTGGAGATTTTGAATGGTGCGATACGTCTGTTGATGTGAGCATTGTTTCTGATGATGGTCCAGAAGGATACATCCTTCAGGTGGATCTGGAATATCCGCAACATCTGCATGATCTACATAAAGATCTACCACTGTGTCCGGAGCACAGCGTCCCTCCTGGTTCAAAGTTGCCAAAATTACTATGCACACTCTCCGATAAAAAAGATTACATTATTCATTATCGCAATTTGAAGACAGTGTTAGAATTGGGGTTGAGATTGATAAAGATtaaaaaagttttgaaatttaaacaatCTCCTTGGCTGAAACCCTATATCGATCTCAATACAGAACTACGAGCAAAGGCAACAACCAAATTTGgtaaaaatcaatttaaatttgCAAATAACGCCATTTTTGGTAAAACTATGGAAAATATTCGACTACACAGGGTAGTTCGTCTGGTAAATCGCTATGAAGGTCGTTTCGGAGCCAAAAATCTGATAGCATCGCCAAGATTCCATAGTCGTACTGTTTTCGGTGAGGATTTAATGGCGATCGAACTCAAAAAGAATGAGCTTTTGTTCAATAAACCTCTATATATAGGTATGGCTATTCTTGATATTTCAAAGGTGTGTATGTATAATTTTCACTATAAGTATATGCTACCTAAAAATCCTGATGGTTGTAAGATTATGTATATTGATACCGactcatttttttatgaaattagaGGTTGTAACCCATACGAACTCATTAAAATGGATTGTTATACACACTTTGATACTAGTGATTACCCTAAAACCAATGCTTTCAACATTCCATTGGTGAATAAAAAGGTACCAGGTTTAAtgaaagatgaagtgaatggTGAAATTATCACACATTTTGCGGGTTTAAGATCTAAAATGTATGCTTTCAAGGTTCAAGGgggaaaaatcacaaaaaaatcaaaGGGTGTGAAAAATTATGTTGTCAAAAACCACTTGACTTTTGATGATTATGTGAAATGTctcaaagaaaatgaaaaactggTTTTACCCCAAAATACAATCGGCTCCTTTGCACATGACATCTATTCAATTCAGCAATCGAAAATAGTATTGAGTGCACAAGACGACAAACGCTACTTAATTCCTTCATCTTTTGATACGTTACCTTGGGGTCATTATTCACTACAACCACACACATCATCACTACTATTTTGA